The nucleotide window CATTATAATTACCAACTTTGTATCAAAGAAAAAAATCATGTTTAAAGCACTTCGATCACGAAATTTCAAACTCTTCTTCTACGGGCAATCTGTATCAGTAATTGGTACCTGGCTACAAAAAACAGCCGTAAGCTGGATGGTTTACAGTATTACTGGTTCAGTATTTTTATTGGGATTGGCGACTTTCTTAAGCATGATTCCCTCATTGTTTTTGGCTCCCTTAGCAGGAAGTATTATTGGTCGTTACAACAGACACCGTAGTATGATTGTATTGCAGTCCCTAGCGATGCTACAAGCTGGCATTTTAGCATTATTGATTTATTTAAAAATGTATAATATTACTTTTATACTAATTTTGAGTTTAATTCAAGGAATCATCAATGCTTTTGACATGACTTGCCGACAAACCATGATGATCGATATTGTAGATACCAAAGAAGATTTACCAAATGCCGTAGCATTGAATTCTACTTTAACGAATTTTGCCCGAATTGCCGGTCCAGCTCTCGCAGGTATTATTTTACAACAATACGGAGATGATATTTGTTTCATAGGCAACTTTCTTAGCTATATCCCAGTACTTATTTCCCTTGCTTTAATGAAAATAAAACCTTACAACAAAGCGACCGACAAACTTAAAATGTTAGACGATTTTATCGAAGGTCTGGACTACATTAAAAAAGAAAGTCAAATGGCAAAAATGTTATTAATGCTCACTTGTAGTAGTTTGTTCGTAATTTCATTCAACACTCTAATGCCTGTTTTTGCCAAAGACATCTTCAACGGAAACGCTCAAACTTTTAGCTGGTTTGAAAGTGCTGCTGGAATTGGATCAATACTATCTGCTATTTATTTGGCTAACTTAAAATCGGGATCAAACATAGATAACATAATGATTGGAGCGAGTATTTTGCTGGGCACTAGTATTCTTGTTCTTGCATTATCAAGCAGTTTTATCCTAACCCTTATATGTATGGTTTTAAGTGGTATTGGGATGATGGGACAAACGTCTTCTATAAATATCTATATTCAAACCAAAAGCACGGCACACATGCGCTCCCGAAGCATTAGCTATTATATGATGGTATATCAAGGCATGATTCCGGTGGGAAGTTTAATCATTGGCTATATCTCTCACTCCCTTGGCGTAAGAACTACAGTCGCTATTCAGGGAGTAATATCTATCGTTTCTGTAATTATATATCTGTATTACAAAAATCAAAAAAACACAAAGGAGCTCGAAACCTGCCCTGTTCGCTACAAAATTTAATATGTTTTTAGTAATTTAAAGGGAAATTTCACCTCTCAAAGATGTTTCGAATACATTTTTAAAATTCGATGGTGCTATTTTTTGGCCTAATAAGTACATTAATTTGGTCACGGCTGCTTCGGTTGTGATATCTTTCCCGGAAATAATTCCCAGATTTTTCATCGTGGTGCTCGTTTCATAATGCCCCATACTTACACTTCCAATAGCGCACTGCGTAACATTAACAATGTACAATCCCCTATTGACAGCATTTTGCAAAAGCTCCAAAAACCAATCTTCAGTTGGTGCATTTCCTGCTCCGTAAGTTTCCAGTATTATTCCTTTCAAACTCTCAATATTCAAAATTGCAGATAGGACGGCTTCACTTATTCCAGGAAACATCTTAATGATAGCGACATTATTGTCTAAATAAGTATGAACTTTCAACTCAGCCTCATTTGTTTGTAAAAACAATTCAGAGTTCATTTTCAAATGCACACCAGACTCCACCAAGAAAGGATAATTTGGAGATATAAAAGCCCTGAAATGTTCGGCGTTTACTTTTGTCGTTCTATTACCGCGGTATAATTTGTATTCAAAATAAAGACAAACTTCCTTAATTAATGGCTTGCCGTTTTCATGCAAAGAAGCAATTTGAATTGCCGTAATTAAATTTTCCTTTGCGTCTGTCCTTAAATCCCCGATTGGCAATTGGGAGCCTGTAAAAATAATAGGTTTGGAAAGATTTTCGAGCATAAAACTCAATGCCGAAGCCGAATATGACATTGTATCAGAACCATGAAGCACCACAAAACCATCGAAATTATCATAATTATTCTCGATAGTACAGGCAATTTCGGCCCAATGTTCCGGGTTCATATTCGATGAATCGATAGGATTTTCGAAAGAAAAAGTAGCGATCTCGCAATCCAGCAATTTTAATTCAGGAACGTTGTGAAGCAGTTTAGCAAAATCAAAAGCCTTAAGCGCCCCTGTTTCAAAATCTTTTTTCATACCAATGGTTCCACCAGTATAAATCAAAAGAATTTGAGGCTTAGAGTTCATCAAAATATTTTAATTTATTGACAACAGGATTGGCATACATATCCAAAAAGCCTTGTTTGGCAACTGGATGCTCGTGATCGATTCTCAACTCTAATCGACGCTCAAAAAGCATTTTTTCATTTTCGGTATACAAATGAGCAAAACGATCTGAATTGTTTACAATATCATAAGCGATAAAATTGGTCGTCCACAAGTGATAATTACTCAACACAGAATCATCAATTACTTGTGCCAATGCCTGAACTTGTTTATTGGTAGTATCTACGTTTTTGATAATATCGTCAATTTCAGTATCAAGAACATCGCCAACATGGATGTGAATTCTTTTCTTTTGTCCAATGATTCCGCTCAGCAAAGTCATGAAATCTTCATTTTTCTCTTTCTTGTAAATCTCATTATTTGCCTCGGCCAACAACTGTGGCATTTTCAGGGCATCTGTCGGGTCGTACTCGTAAGAAACAGAAACCGGGACAATTTTGATTTTCTTAAAATAATCCATGATATTTTCCTCGTCAGATCCCATGGCGATCATTTTCAAAACACCTGGATTGGTTTCGTCATTCCCATCTTTGGTTCTTCCTTCTCGTTGTGCAATCCAAACCGAACGATTATCATGCAATAACATTTGAGCCATATATTCCGCCAACAATTTGGAACTCACAAGCATTTCTCTTGGAGACAATCCGCGTTGAACCAAAAAGTTTCTGTTTAGTTTGGCCAATATTTTCAAAAATGGTTTGTGCACCAAATTATCGCCAATGGCCGATGAAGTCATTATCATCCCGTGTTCATACAGGCATGCATTTAGCAAAGTGGTGTCAAGAACAATATCTCTGTGGTTGGAAATAAAAAGATAGGCAGTATTTGGTTCTAATTTTTCAAAACCTGATGTCGTCAAGCCCTCGGAGCTTTTCTCCAACACCTGCTGTACCCCATGATAAATAAAGTTACACTGAAATTCTTGAATAGAGTGTGTATTACGAAGTTGTTCTTTCCAAATTTCATCGTCAACGCCCGGAAAACAAAAGTTCATCAACCCTTTCATCATAGGATGGTCAATAACCTTTAATATTCCCTGGTTTATTTCAGAATCATCAAAAAACCTAATCGCATCAAATTTATTCATTTTGGTTCTCAATTTAGTTCGACAAAAGAACAAAAAAAATATTAAACTTGGAGAAAATCGACATTAAATACCGAATATTTTCATAGAATTCTCAGTTGTTACACTTGCTATTTCATTTGCCGAAAGGCCATAAATCTGAGCCAATTTATCGACAACATTCACCAAATAACTACTTTCGTTACGCTTACCCCTATAGGGAATCGGGGCCAAATAAGGAGAATCTGTTTCAAGGACAATATGCCTTAAATCGATTTGATGCAAAAATTGATCAATTTTTCCGTTTTTAAAAGTAACTACTCCTCCTATTCCCAAACTCATATTATAGGATATAGCTTGCAAAGCCTGTTCGTACGTTCCGGTAAAGCAGTGAAAAACACCGAACAATTCGGGTGATTTTTCTTCTTCCAAAATTTCGAAGATTTCATCAAAAGCCTCACGGCAATGAATCGCAATTGGAAGGTTGTATTGTTTTGCCAACTGAATTTGCTTTCTAAAAGCAAACTGCTGTTCTCTCAAATGAGTTTTGTCCCAATACAGATCAATTCCAATTTCGCCAATAGCAACAAACTTTCTTTTGGCCAATTCGTTTTCAACATGCTGTAATTCCTCAAGATAATCATCCTTTACGTAGGTTGGGTGCAAACCCATCATCAAGAACACGTTATTTGGATAGTCGCGTTCTAGATCATACATGCTTTGCGTACAAGTCGAATCTATTGCCGGAACAAAAAAACGGGTAACACCATTGTCTATGGCGCGTTGCATCATATCGCTTCGGTCCTGATCAAATTCTTCAGAATATAAATGGGTGTGGGTATCGGTAAGTATTGCCTTTGTTTCCAAGTGTAAATTTTAAAGAGGCAAAATTACTCAAAAATAGGGCTTTACCAAATAGGGAATGACGCTAAATTTTTGCACAAAGATTCTCAAAATGAACCACTATGTACTGAAAGCCTTTAGTTTTGGCTTGGCAGACAAAAAGTCTGCAAGATTGGATTCCGAAAAATTTATGAAATTGCCACAGATTCACAGATTAAAATGTTTTAAAAATCTGTGAATCTGTGGCAAATAAATATTTTAAAAAAGATATTTGTGAACCTAAGCATTTCCTTAGTGAATCTTTACGAAATAACTATTTTGAAATACTAATCCAACTCATCCAACAAAGCATCAACCTGATCATTCCCCTCGTAATCCTCAGGAATGGTCAACAAAAGCTCTTTACAGGATTTATAATCTTTCTGTTTCAACTTACTCAACGCCAAGCTCCAAATCGCCTTGTTTTTATAAATCGAATTGCCCGATTTCAAAGCAGTAAAAACCTTTTCGGCTTCGGCAAACCTGTTTACCTCAAGCAAAGAAACCCCATAAAAATATTGGATCTCGGCACTTTTGTCTGTTTTCAAAATAGTTTCAAACAACGGAATCGCCTCACTGTACTTTTTCCCGTTGTAAGCAGTTTCGGCTTGCTTCAAATTTGCATCAGCAGTCCCTCTTTCGGTAAAGAAAGCCTGTTCAGGATGATTGTAATCCTCAAAAACCGGATCTTGATTATAATTAAAAAACAACAACCCAAACAAAACAGCAACCGATGCTGCAGCCGCATAATACCAAGGTTTGAACTTAATCACTTTGGATTTATGCTTTTTATAATGTTCTTTCGAAATCTTTTTTAAATTCTCTTTAAAAGCTTTTCGCTCATCGGCATGGCCAAACTTGTTTTCCAAATGTTGGTGCAGTTCCCTGTATGTTTCAAAAGCCATTTTCAACTCCGGTTCCTCCTTCAAGCGTTGCTCAAACGCCAATTTATCCCCAGCATTCATTTCCCCTTGAAGATATTCATCAAATTCCAAAAAGTGTTCCTCATTCATGGCTAGGTATTTTTTATAGATTTAAAACGATTGTTTTCCTGGATCCATTGTGTGAGCTGACCAATACAAAGCGATTTCTTTTTGCGGACATAACCATAAGTCACCATCAGTTTTTCAGCAACTTCCTCCATAGACGGAAGCGCAAAACTCAGCTTTAGCAACTCCTGGCATTTTTCACCCAGCTTTTGAAACATCATATCATACAATTGCTGTTTCTCGTCAAAATGTTCGCTCTGCAAAACCATTTCATCCACAGATCCGTCTATAGATGTCAACTCTTTATTAATTGTTACCCCTTTATTCGAATGTTTTTTTAACTCGTTGAGCCACTTTCGCTTACACAGCAAAAAAAAGTAAGCATCAAACGGACAAGTCAGTTGCAACTTTTTCGCCTTTGCCTGATCAAAAAGCAAAATCAACACTTCCTGAACCACATCCTGAGCCTTGTCTTCATCACCCGAATTGTTCTTAATATAACCGACAACTTTGGGCACAAACTTTTTATAAATAGCATGAATGACCTCCGAATCATTATTCGCAAGTCCATCAATATAAATCTGGTCAGGGTGATGGGATTTTCGATCCATAAGAAAAATTTTAACGAAAATACAAAAAAACAAATACCTCGTAATCAATTAAAATAGTAAAAAAAAATCTTGGGCGTGCCCCTGTTTAACAATGGGGCTTACTTACAATACCACTTATACAGCCCCATCATTAAAC belongs to Flavobacterium aquiphilum and includes:
- a CDS encoding MFS transporter; the encoded protein is MFKALRSRNFKLFFYGQSVSVIGTWLQKTAVSWMVYSITGSVFLLGLATFLSMIPSLFLAPLAGSIIGRYNRHRSMIVLQSLAMLQAGILALLIYLKMYNITFILILSLIQGIINAFDMTCRQTMMIDIVDTKEDLPNAVALNSTLTNFARIAGPALAGIILQQYGDDICFIGNFLSYIPVLISLALMKIKPYNKATDKLKMLDDFIEGLDYIKKESQMAKMLLMLTCSSLFVISFNTLMPVFAKDIFNGNAQTFSWFESAAGIGSILSAIYLANLKSGSNIDNIMIGASILLGTSILVLALSSSFILTLICMVLSGIGMMGQTSSINIYIQTKSTAHMRSRSISYYMMVYQGMIPVGSLIIGYISHSLGVRTTVAIQGVISIVSVIIYLYYKNQKNTKELETCPVRYKI
- a CDS encoding asparaginase gives rise to the protein MNSKPQILLIYTGGTIGMKKDFETGALKAFDFAKLLHNVPELKLLDCEIATFSFENPIDSSNMNPEHWAEIACTIENNYDNFDGFVVLHGSDTMSYSASALSFMLENLSKPIIFTGSQLPIGDLRTDAKENLITAIQIASLHENGKPLIKEVCLYFEYKLYRGNRTTKVNAEHFRAFISPNYPFLVESGVHLKMNSELFLQTNEAELKVHTYLDNNVAIIKMFPGISEAVLSAILNIESLKGIILETYGAGNAPTEDWFLELLQNAVNRGLYIVNVTQCAIGSVSMGHYETSTTMKNLGIISGKDITTEAAVTKLMYLLGQKIAPSNFKNVFETSLRGEISL
- a CDS encoding 1-acyl-sn-glycerol-3-phosphate acyltransferase → MNKFDAIRFFDDSEINQGILKVIDHPMMKGLMNFCFPGVDDEIWKEQLRNTHSIQEFQCNFIYHGVQQVLEKSSEGLTTSGFEKLEPNTAYLFISNHRDIVLDTTLLNACLYEHGMIMTSSAIGDNLVHKPFLKILAKLNRNFLVQRGLSPREMLVSSKLLAEYMAQMLLHDNRSVWIAQREGRTKDGNDETNPGVLKMIAMGSDEENIMDYFKKIKIVPVSVSYEYDPTDALKMPQLLAEANNEIYKKEKNEDFMTLLSGIIGQKKRIHIHVGDVLDTEIDDIIKNVDTTNKQVQALAQVIDDSVLSNYHLWTTNFIAYDIVNNSDRFAHLYTENEKMLFERRLELRIDHEHPVAKQGFLDMYANPVVNKLKYFDEL
- a CDS encoding TatD family hydrolase codes for the protein METKAILTDTHTHLYSEEFDQDRSDMMQRAIDNGVTRFFVPAIDSTCTQSMYDLERDYPNNVFLMMGLHPTYVKDDYLEELQHVENELAKRKFVAIGEIGIDLYWDKTHLREQQFAFRKQIQLAKQYNLPIAIHCREAFDEIFEILEEEKSPELFGVFHCFTGTYEQALQAISYNMSLGIGGVVTFKNGKIDQFLHQIDLRHIVLETDSPYLAPIPYRGKRNESSYLVNVVDKLAQIYGLSANEIASVTTENSMKIFGI
- a CDS encoding tetratricopeptide repeat protein is translated as MNEEHFLEFDEYLQGEMNAGDKLAFEQRLKEEPELKMAFETYRELHQHLENKFGHADERKAFKENLKKISKEHYKKHKSKVIKFKPWYYAAAASVAVLFGLLFFNYNQDPVFEDYNHPEQAFFTERGTADANLKQAETAYNGKKYSEAIPLFETILKTDKSAEIQYFYGVSLLEVNRFAEAEKVFTALKSGNSIYKNKAIWSLALSKLKQKDYKSCKELLLTIPEDYEGNDQVDALLDELD
- a CDS encoding RNA polymerase sigma factor translates to MDRKSHHPDQIYIDGLANNDSEVIHAIYKKFVPKVVGYIKNNSGDEDKAQDVVQEVLILLFDQAKAKKLQLTCPFDAYFFLLCKRKWLNELKKHSNKGVTINKELTSIDGSVDEMVLQSEHFDEKQQLYDMMFQKLGEKCQELLKLSFALPSMEEVAEKLMVTYGYVRKKKSLCIGQLTQWIQENNRFKSIKNT